One genomic window of Elaeis guineensis isolate ETL-2024a chromosome 2, EG11, whole genome shotgun sequence includes the following:
- the LOC140855550 gene encoding uncharacterized protein, with amino-acid sequence MAADVEPEPLNPCCAEIKKRYQKLEEKRNALRQAVKLLENEANKLLNENKNLKKVYEDERARAGREKEAKEKECTIRSQLEKEIHDLKAEISSCQKSGSSRSEDSNESGLIRILEAEGEVERLKELLEKEKKRSNSEKKKAEVEKKKAAEAWKLVEVEKSKVEEVKKHAEIARNEADEYRLCLEKLKMEANEAREKLIAEISKADDANKKAEAEKQQINRERKRADLERTKAEEQRRLMEVERKKATDEKYRADNLSQRLEKEKQRSEELQRKVEEILSSGRDVRGCSCFGDERHNGGTNIKTVDVKLLREQLKLKKKQVKHAKRMNKLEKAENKFIRKELYLLKQDFMQMSCRFNVLYDLLSCSMEGTDSLAKNDESPELWGCNLQNNLLGSQPCNIKSQSEFRLPETCYTNSINYPCSASECPRLQLSRGSCTRPTSGISSELEPPVGGSVRIKSPSSAVCSTATSFSDSKFMGSQGKDAFFATASTEVAGKSSNQRSSILRPSDGVAKTRQTENIGVVAENNNRASVERNAINACLNSSAVSVVDQASNGRRKKRRLQDALESVAWLYSEDGQLYLKIGEKLSELKYLLSRKANIPSGSKNSGISEYLDDRKGFCAKNHNDRSKKSCKHSSDKMLRKRRKPDVQYFNQNNIQKQAEKYEAEDSRIPCFLPEMAKPFQMKENAVCGEEPSNAVSSERADLISFEKMIRGDYMKLLDLDSDDERRYKAAIEMPLSPTLPEIKSASLKRCVPDDYHFLVEGNLESFETERSNALQSHTFDVIDLEISSNTAKQKALHFQELSLNDNPVLSHSSEEVRINGTIVTDGDFKQHEMLCNAEHNSSFHGNDSKMDVELTHNGRNAGDTVQKASDALPTMELKDHGEFKHVVHGLLCPNAISDLKVSKEVLSGGSDKSLLSGSTNCSFSKFTLHSQQLCENWYMHNSIPKIHNLTRELVNVPNGTRGLTHATVTTSTENHIEGKGEKHDGAVVSQSGEMIDKSFEAEKYEQNCNLLVSECAAKTEASKSMPVSTIRKINDLCGDSDGLEVEKILKYFVVFSNMDDSSKTRISQYSKTVISQGCMDTQVLRAIAMESELLPKEKAVVFFSLLLCNISGSLSANSRCTRSGEFLLPSCSFAEEINKVLSNGEARWLILEICQLNILVELIEDFLINRKVLLYTDRPHEPLSACFSSQEFHQLNGSDLCVSTKDATVDQIIAGCVIFASISATVDRIGIVLELSYRILRICRNDTFWILLALHVFACVCGEKFLNLDEYRLVVNAVRLVVSLVEHGNECACSASSCLHSTQHMSIFPPCEQCPFALDEFCMNNFACSLLDELQFYALAGNINHLEGEKSTASIGTSHSYSDDGGTVSKTKVSGLKTECIGSCIIYKFGKLSADRSDCFPESSFCYFTDIVSLVELIGCYMRWEWTCNKIVSRIVNMLEFCKSEEFLAALFVLLGQLGRFGIDDAGYQQTGVAELRCSLSRILEASITEKRSMPTQFSAVGALLNLLPFNFEEIVGHRELPQDASEYGYVMQVKKWFSHLSMGQQAMSFDLFR; translated from the exons ATGGCGGCCGACGTAGAGCCCGAACCCTTGAATCCGTGCTGCGCGGAG ATCAAGAAGCGGTATCAGAAGTTGGAAGAGAAGAGGAATGCTCTCCGGCAAGCCGTGAAGCTCCTCGAGAACGAAGCGAATAAGCTCTTGAACGAGAATAAGAATCTCAAGAAGG TTTATGAAGATGAGCGGGCACGAGCAGGGCGagagaaagaagcaaaagaaaaggaGTGCACTATTAGAAGTCAGTTGGAGAAAGAAATACATGACCTGAAGGCTGAGATATCCTCTTGTCAGAAAAGTGGAAGTTCAAGAAGCGAGGATAGCAATGAGAGTGGGCTGATTCGCATTTTGGAGGCAGAGGGAGAAGTAGAAAGACTCAAAGAACttttagaaaaagagaaaaagcgaAGTAATTCTGAGAAGAAGAAGGCTGAAGTGGAGAAGAAAAAAGCTGCAGAAGCATGGAAGTTAGTGGAAGTGGAGAAAAGCAAGGTTGAAGAAGTAAAGAAGCATGCAGAGATTGCGAGGAACGAAGCAGATGAATACAGGCTTTGCCTTGAAAAACTAAAGATGGAAGCTAATGAAGCAAGAGAGAAGTTGATTGCAGAGATCTCCAAAGCAGATGATGCAAATAAAAAGGCTGAAGCAGAGAAGCAGCAGATAAACAGAGAAAGGAAACGTGCTGATCTGGAGAGGACAAAGGCAGAAGAACAGAGAAGGCTTATGGAAGTAGAAAGGAAAAAGGCAACGGATGAAAAATACAGGGCAGATAATTTGTCCCAGAGGCTGGAGAAGGAGAAGCAAAGGAGTGAAGAATTACAGAGGAAAGTCGAGGAGATTTTATCTTCTGGAAGAGATGTAAGGGGTTGTTCATGTTTTGGAGATGAAAGACATAATGGTGGAACAAACATCAAAACTGTAGATGTCAAGCTTCTAAGAGAGCAACTCAAGCTGAAAAAGAAGCAAGTAAAGCATGCCAAAAGAATGAATAAACTAGAGAAAGCAGAGAATAAGTTTATAAGGAAAGAGCTTTATCTCTTAAAACAGGATTTCATGCAAATGTCTTGCCGCTTTAATGTCCTTTATGACTTACTGTCTTGCAGCATGGAAGGTACAGATAGCCTGGCAAAG AATGATGAATCTCCAGAGCTATGGGGCTGCAACTTGCAGAACAACCTTTTGGGTTCCCAACCATGCAATATTAAGTCACAAAGTGAATTTAGGTTGCCAGAGACATGCTATACAAATTCAATTAATTACCCTTGTTCTGCAAGCGAATGCCCTCGCCTTCAATTATCTAGAGGAAGCTGTACCAGACCAACCTCAGGTATTAGTTCTGAATTGGAGCCTCCAGTTGGAGGTTCTGTCAGAATCAAGTCACCAAGTTCTGCCGTATGTTCCACTGCAACATCTTTTTCTGATAGCAAGTTCATGGGCTCACAGGGAAAGGATGCCTTTTTTGCCACTGCATCAACCGAAGTAGCAGGGAAGAGCTCCAATCAGAGATCATCCATTCTGAGACCGTCTGATGGAGTGGCTAAAACTAGGCAAACAGAAAATATTGGGGTGGTGGCAGAGAATAACAATAGAGCTTCTGTCGAAAGAAATGCGATAAATGCATGCCTGAATTCATCTGCAGTGAGTGTTGTGGATCAGGCATCTAATGGTCGCAGGAAAAAAAGAAGGCTCCAAGATGCTCTAGAATCTGTTGCATGGTTGTATTCTGAGGATGGTCAGTTGTATTTGAAGATAGGAGAGAAACTATCCGAGTTAAAATATCTTTTGAGCAGAAAAGCTAATATACCTTCAGGCTCCAAAAATTCTGGGATTTCAGAGTACTTGGATGACAGAAAGGGATTTTGTGCCAAAAATCATAATGATCGCAGTAAAAAATCCTGCAAACACAGTAGTGACAAAATGCTACGTAAACGACGGAAACCTGATGTacaatattttaatcaaaataacaTTCAGAAACAGGCAGAAAAGTATGAAGCAGAAGACAGTAGGATTCCATGCTTCCTTCCTGAAATGGCTAAACCTTTCCAGATGAAAGAAAATGCTGTATGCGGGGAAGAGCCATCTAATGCTGTTAGCAGTGAGCGAGCTGATTTAATTTCATTTGAGAAGATGATACGTGGGGATTATATGAAGCTACTTGATCTGGATAGTGATGATGAAAGAAGGTATAAAGCTGCAATAGAGATGCCTCTTTCACCCACTTTGCCTGAAATTAAGTCTGCTAGCCTCAAACGGTGTGTACCAGATGACTATCATTTTCTGGTAGAGGGAAATTTGGAGAGTTTTGAGACTGAAAGAAGTAATGCCCTGCAATCCCATACCTTTGATGTCATTGATTTGGAGATTAGTTCCAACACTGCAAAACAGAAAGCCCTTCATTTTCAGGAACTGTCATTGAATGATAATCCAGTCTTAAGCCATTCATCTGAAGAAGTAAGAATTAATGGTACAATTGTAACAGATGGTGATTTCAAGCAACATGAGATGCTGTGTAATGCTGAGCATAATTCTTCCTTTCATGGAAATGATAGTAAAATGGATGTTGAACTGACACATAATGGCAGAAATGCAGGTGACACAGTGCAGAAGGCTAGTGATGCACTACCTACCATGGAGCTAAAGGACCATGGGGAGTTCAAGCACGTTGTCCATGGCCTTTTATGTCCTAATGCCATTTCTGATTTAAAGGTATCTAAGGAAGTATTGTCAGGAGGGTCTGACAAGTCATTGCTTTCAGGAAGCACAAACTGTAGCTTTTCAAAATTCACATTGCATTCTCAGCAATTATGTGAGAATTGGTATATGCATAATTCTATTCCAAAGATACATAATTTAACAAGGGAATTAGTGAATGTACCAAATGGAACCCGTGGACTGACTCATGCCACAGTTACAACTTCCACAGAAAACCATATTGAAGGCAAAGGAGAAAAACATGATGGTGCAGTTGTTTCTCAAAGTGGTGAAATGATTG ATAAAAGTTTTGAAGCTGAGAAATATGAGCAAAATTGTAATTTACTGGTCTCAGAATGTGCTGCAAAGACAGAAGCTTCTAAATCAATGCCTGTGTCCACCATCAGGAAGATCAATGATCTATGTGGAGACAGTGATGGACTTGAAGTGGAGAAAATTCTCAAGTATTTTGTTGTGTTCTCAAATATGGATGATTCCAGCAAAACAAGGATATCACAATATAGCAAGACTGTTATATCTCAAGGTTGCATGGACACCCAAGTGCTTCGTGCTATAGCTATGGAATCAGAACTTTTGCCTAA AGAGAAGGCTGTTGTTTTCTTTTCATTATTATTGTGCAATATTTCTGGTTCGCTGTCAGCAAATTCAAGATGCACCAGGAGTGGAGAATTTCTACTACCTTCCTGTTCTTTTGCAGAAGAGATTAATAAAG TGTTATCAAATGGGGAGGCAAGATGGTTAATTCTAGAAATATGCCAACTGAACATCCTTGTTGAGCTAATTGAAGATTTTCTCATTAACAGAAAAGTTTTGTTGTACACTGACAGACCGCACGAGCCTTTGTCGGCATGCTTCTCATCACAGGAATTTCATCAATTAAATGGGAGTGATCTTTGTGTGTCTACTAAAGATGCGACAGTTGATCAGATTATTGCTGGTTGTGTCATATTTGCATCTATTTCTGCCACAGTAGATCGCATTGGTATTGTTCTGGAGCTTTCTTACAGAATCCTTCGAATATGTAGAAATGATACTTTCTGGATTCTATTGGCATTACATGTTTTTGCTTGTGTATGTGGCGAGAAGTTTTTAAATCTGGACGAGTATAGGTTGGTTGTAAATGCTGTAAGATTAGTGGTTTCACTAGTTGAGCATGGGAATGAATGTGCTTGTTCTGCTTCTTCCTGTCTCCATTCAACACAACATATGTCTATCTTTCCTCCCTGTGAGCAATGCCCATTTGCTTTGGATGAATTTTGTATGAATAATTTTGCTTGTTCACTTCTGGATGAGCTACAATTTTATGCTTTGGCTGGTAATATCAATCATCTAGAAGGAGAAAAATCAACTGCTTCAATCGGCACATCCCATTCATACTCTGATGATGGAGGGACAGTCAGTAAAACCAAAGTCAGTGGACTGAAGACTGAGTGCATTGGATCTTGCATTATATACAAGTTTGGAAAGCTCTCTGCTGATCGGTCTGATTGTTTTCCTGAGAGCTCTTTTTGCTACTTCACAGATATAGTTTCTTTGGTGGAGCTGATTGGGTGCTACATG